The following nucleotide sequence is from Triticum dicoccoides isolate Atlit2015 ecotype Zavitan unplaced genomic scaffold, WEW_v2.0 scaffold34241, whole genome shotgun sequence.
CACCTCGGCTATTAGTGGAAGCTCCGTGCCAAAAGCTCATTCGATAAAATAAAGAAGAGACGGTTGTTTAAAAGTATATGTTGCAGGCCCAAATGTTACAAGCCCAAAGGTTGCAGAACATCAACCATCTCTGGGTTGCAAAACCGAAGAAACGAGACTGAATTAGATAACCCAGTTGATGTTCCTTGGGGCTTGGGCCCTATATAAAGAACAAGGATCAACCAATATATCCACACAAATGCACAATCACAAATTGCAGATTTGCAAGCAACGTGAGTACCTCACAAACATGGCTAACTTGAAGAAGCTATTAGCTATGTATGCTCTAGTGATGCTCCTGTCACAGCTTCGCGTCCATGGTGTCTCCGTGTCCGTGAGCAGCAGCGCGAACGTTACTACAGAGGCCAAACATCTTCGTGGAAGGTGCCACATCAGTGGCTTCCTGCATGGCAAATCCGGTGACTGCAACAGGGATCACGGCTCGGTCTGCTGTAAAGACGGTCACCGCTACCCGCAATTCAGGTGCTCGCCCCCGGTGTCGGCCGACACGCCGGCGATCCTAACTCTGAACAGCTTCGCACGAGGTGGAGACGGCGGCGGCAAATCATTCTGCGACAACCGCTTCCACAAGGACACCGAGCTGGTGGTGGCGCTGTCAACGGGGTGGTTGCGCCTGGATGGCAAGCGCAGGTGCAACAAGATGATCCGCATCAACGGGAACGGGCGTGCCGTG
It contains:
- the LOC119345922 gene encoding putative ripening-related protein 4, with the protein product MANLKKLLAMYALVMLLSQLRVHGVSVSVSSSANVTTEAKHLRGRCHISGFLHGKSGDCNRDHGSVCCKDGHRYPQFRCSPPVSADTPAILTLNSFARGGDGGGKSFCDNRFHKDTELVVALSTGWLRLDGKRRCNKMIRINGNGRAVLAKVVDECDSVYGCDAEHNFEPPCPYNDVDA